DNA from Mustela erminea isolate mMusErm1 chromosome 18, mMusErm1.Pri, whole genome shotgun sequence:
AATGCAAAAATGGGTTGACTCTGGGGACTTAATCTTAAACAGAAGAAAGCATCTTTCAGATCTAGGACGGTATACCAGGAGTGGGTCGGAGGCAAGGTGCTAAGTAGGTTATAAGGGTTAGGCACGGTAGGGTGGATGTCTTATACTCGTTTATTGACCTCTCTTAGGTCCTGGACTGGCCGGTAATCATTTGTACCAGGTTTCTTGACAGGTAGTAGAGGAGTATTCCAGGGAGACCGACATGGGGCCAAAATGCCCTGGTCTAATAGCCACTGTATGTGCGGTGTAATGCCTTGACAAGCCTCGTTAGACATAGGATATTGTCTAACATTGACAGGGATGGCTGTTGCCTTCAATTGTATGTGAATGGGGGGCTGCTGGATAGCTAATCCCATTCCTCCTGTTTCCGCCCAGGCATTTGGGTAGGATGAGAGCCAGGATTTTATGTCCCCCTTGGGTTGGGAGGCTTTTTCATGCAGTCTATATTCTTCTTCTAATTGTAAAGTAAGTACATGCAAAGGAGTCCCGTTGGGGCCCGTCACTGTGGTTCCCTTTGGCTCGAAATGGATCTGGGCTTTTAGTTTAGTCAATAGATCCCTTCCCAGGAGTGGGTAGGGACAGTCAGGCACATGGAGAAACGAATGAGAAACTTTACCTGAGGCCAAATGTACTTTCCTTTCCGTGGTCCAATGGTATTGTTTTCCTCCGGTGGCCCCTTGAACCCATGCCGTCCGGTCACTCAATGGTCCTGGGGTTTTGGTTAAGACAGAATGTTGTGCCCCGGTATCTACCAAAAAGGTGACTGGTTGCCCCCCGACAGTTAGGGTTATCCTGGgctcggggtgggggagggctcctGGCCCTGACATCCCTAGTCCTTATCCAGGGCCATTAATCTTGTGACCTGTCTGATATTTTCCTTGGGGTTACGAGGTCTTTTTGGGCAGTTTTTGACCCAATGTCCTATTTCTTTGCAGTAGGCACATTGGTCTCGGGGTTTCTTTGGGCAGTCTTTGAcccaatgtcctttttctttgcaGTAGGCACATTGGTCTCGATTTGCCTCCTTGCCTGGCTTTTCTGTTCCTGATCCTTGATTGCCTTGCACTACAGCGGCCAAGattttattaagttctttatttCGCTTATGCTCCCATTTGTCTTCcctttcctcagcttcctttcttaatctttcttctctttcttccttagtttctctcttattataaattttttctgcctcctttaacAAATCTTGCAATGAGAAATCTTGTAAATTCTCCAATCGCTGTAACTTATTTCTAATGTCTGGCGCTGACTGCCAAATGAATGCCATGGACACATTTCCTCTCTGTTCATGACTGTCAGGATTGAAGGGAGTATATCTACGATAAGCCTCCTTAAGTCTTTCTAGGAAAGAAGTTGGAGATTCTTCTGAGCCCTGAGCGACCTGTCTTACCTGAGCCAAATTGGTGGGGCGGCGCCCCGCATTATGGAGGCCTGCTATGAGTAATTGGCGATAAAGATTTAAGTGGGTCCTACCTTCCGCCGTGTTGAAATCCCAGTCAGGacgagtcaagggaaaggcggcATCAATCACGTTCGGGAGTTGGGTGGGTCTTCCATCGTCTCCCAGAACAtgttttctggcttccagaaaaactttttgtctctcctctgtAGTGAGAAGAGTCTGCAAGAGCTGCTGGCAGTCATCCCAAGTGGGTTGATGTGTGATTAGAATGGACTCGATTAAAGCGGTCAAAGCTATGGGGTCCTGTGAGAAGGAAGGGTTATGGGACTTCCAGTTATATAAGTCTGAGGCCGAGAAGGGCCAGTATTGAAGTTGATTGCctgaacccccccccccttggCGCAGGGGAAAAAGCTTGGAAGATCTCTCCTGTGTAGGTTCCTTGCGACCCCTAAGTCTTCCCGCCATTGGGGACGGTGAGGGGCGGCGTTCCTCTAGCAGATCACCCGGTTCTTCCTCAGATTCTGAGGAATTTGGTATCTGCGCCGGTGGAGGGGGGTGCCGGTAGGGAGGGGGGTCCTCGGTTAAGAGGTCTATTAAGGGGGAGTCATCAGGAGGAAGGATTCTCTTTGGCTTAGGACGCCGGGAAGAGGTGGAATCATCTATTACAGGATATAAATTGGAAGAAATAGGAGGTTTGGGAGGGTTAGCAGGGCATAGGGGAACAGGAGGAGCGGAAGGCGTTGGGGAAGGGATAAGAGTCTGGAAGGGGCTTAGGCTTTGGATGTGCGAAAGGAGAAACCCAGGGAGAGGGGTCCTCAACTAGATTCTCCCAGACTACTATGTAAGGGACTTGGTCCGGATGGCCCTGGGGTCCCCGACTGAAGACTTGCTCTTTGACCTGTAAGATAATAGAGATGTTAAAGGTCCCATCTCTGGGCCATCCAACATTAAAGGTGGGCCATTCAGAGGTACAGAgggtctgccattttcttcttttgatctcCACTGACAGATTATTAGCTCGGATCTGAACGTCTCTCCAGTGATCTAATGTGAGACTCAAGGGGGTGGTAATGATTTGCCCCATTTTATAactttggaaagaagaaaaaaaatcaattatagaCAGTTAAGGTTTTAATAGGACAATCTAGTCATAGGAGACAAAgcttttaatatctatttttatattcccTCCCAATATGTATgatgttgcagacaaggggagggggacctttcaggtgctgtcctgctcgcgtccctcgcgggaacttaggagcgtcttagctaaggtctatccgtataaaccccggaccaggctactccatggagtagatgaccgttatgccgtatgacgctccgcgagactcagggtgcagcccactcagactccgtagccaaaGGCAGTGGAGCCACACAAACATTCTTACAGTCAggcattcctcagattcaaacaggttagACACCCTCCCTTAAACAAAATGTAACCTTTATAACCAGTACAAGGAACATGTTTAAAGACATTTTGTAGCCTTGGAAAGAAAGACTAATTAATCATAGACACTTaagaaattaacaagacaatttAGACATAGGAGACAAAAACAGATATCGCTGCGCGGCTTCGGTTCAAAACCGAAAGAACTGATTCGGATGGTCAGGAGGatccttcctgactcacagatGGTCAGGAGGATCACAGAGGttccttcctgactcacagacAGTCAGGAGGAGCACAGGTTTCCTCCTGACTCACAGACGGTCAGGAGGAACACAGAGGTCTCCTCCTGACTCACAGACGGCCCAAGATAATGGACCTTCCTAGACCCCCGAggcgtcccccagggtggcaggggagaagtccgagttcgtcaactccttctccaGCTGCCCACAAACACAGATCAACTACGTAGTTGCTGAACGGTCGCAGCGcaagaacataaaaacagacaaacagagagacagagacacagatgctggccagcttacctcccggtggggaTTGGCCGGGGTCTTGGGTGGGATTCCAAGAgatctcggtggaacctccaaatgaaagaccctcgatccgcacccaagaagcagacaccaagcctccactggatgcaagttgcaagaggtttattggttacacaggcgcctgcggatgcatcagcctttgtggactgagcgcgccgggctaggttggggaacagattatatagggcaagggttGGGGTGGTGGGAAGCGGTGGCGGGAAGCggtcttacagaagcagatgcttggttacaggaatctgattggtaaatttaaatcaagcattgtcaggcactgggtttaaggcaaggacacaacggtttgttctggtgggccttggatcagcactctggaaagtctctaggtacactctattcctcatttgtcttttcttttgacagaccgggtgatcacagacaatagacatcctggtatgtgttgccatccggctatggggacaatcaagccttcagcaaggggagagggggtgctgtggggacatcaggttacttaagcttttagcaaggggagaggggtctttcAGTCCCCTGCTCCCAATCCCTTGCAgttgacttgtttgtgcctaattcttctctcggcGCTGACTGGAAGCGGCAGTGGGGTCATCTGTTATCTCCCCAAGCTGATAGTTAACTCCATGGAGCTGGGTATGCTCTGGATTTTAAAGAGTGATTCTGTTAACCCAGGATTTGCCAAAGTGTTAAATGGTTTATACAGTTGTTGGGAAATCAACCCCATTTTCCAGGTGTTCAAATAATCACATGCCCATGGGGtcctgttattatccccacaaaataaaaatcaaggagATTGTCTATACATGAGCTATTCTGGCCACTTTTGCGGAGTTGACCTCAAGTATCTAGCATGTGTGGACATCACTCAAAGAGAATCAGAACTAAGATGTAACATCCACAAAGGTGGGCTATTGAGACatcatttttctctcaaaaacaaccataatttctagagatagccaaatcaagactaatttgtttgcaaaataagtcaagttttaacaaacttggcctaattatttacatcaGCTTGGCAAGAATAGTAATTgatcagataaatattttaaaatcaaccttgtggaacttttatttttttaagattttatttatttatttgacaggcagagattacaagtaggcagagaggcagacagagaggaggaagcaggctctctgatgagcagagagccagaggtggggctcgatcccaggactctgagatcatgacctgagccaaaggcagaggctttaacccactgagccacccaggtgccccatgccttgtggaactttgtataaggaatctctaggtggATCTTTTagcagcctctccaggccagaagccaagcaagtacttgccatcagacatgcctgtaATATCTATAGATTTTGGTGGGTGACTTTCTCTTCATGTTGTCCCCTATATATTCTGAGGTTCCTGCACATGCCAGGAAGTGACAGTCTCTACTCACctgctgaggctgctgggaactctaaGCAAGGTATTGGGCTGGCATTTCCTAGgagctttatggctccaggttttttttaagtcaaaattcCTTAAAGCTATTTAGTCATATGGGAGTCTATGCATGCCTCTCTGGAATATAACATTCCaatcaaagccttggtaaaataacctatgtttccaatggtgtcttGTTACAACAAGACATTCTTATTGAATTTATGCATGTGACtgtgattgccatggaagaaagaatacttactgaggtCTTTTGCATTTCAGAGGgttcaggtagagagaaaagttaaaacaCTTCATTTGGTTTACATATGAATACTTCACCAATACTCATGTTTCTGtaaatcatagttattttaagagaaagtttATTTCATCTGGAAGGGTAAACATTAGAAAACCAGTAATGTTTCAAACAGGAGTCATCAAACTATAATCATCCTTTAGTTCACTTAGTCCCATGTTCTTAATTCTTATTCAGTTTGAATACATCCTTAGTTagatctggaaatttttttttaagattttatatatttatttgacagaaaaaaatcacaagtaggcagagaggcaggcagaaagagagggggaggcaggctctccattgagcagagagcccgatgcggggcttgatcccaggaccctgggatcacaacccaagctgaaggcagaggccccaacccactgagccacccaggtgcccctagttctggaaattcttacccatttctgTTTTATGATCTTAAATATATTGAGTACCTCTATTTGTCCTAAAagtacttccttttttttaaagattttatttatttatttatttatttatttatttgacagagagagagagcgcgagcgcacaagtaggcagagcagtagtcagaaggagaaggagaagcaggctctctactgaacagggagcccaaatgcgggcctcaatcccaggaacttgggatcatgacctgagctgaaggcagcctttcaactgactgagccacccaggtataccTCCTAAAAGTACTTTTTACACAGCTCCTTAAAGATGAAAGTCACTTTGCAAGACAGTAAGAATAATTATAAACTACAAAACTCCAGAAATAGATAACGATCTCATCTGAGAGTTCATTATGATGCAATTGACAAAGAAATTCACTTATTTCAGTGACGGGTAACACTTCCTTAGCCAGAATCTAGAGAGATGATGACCTTATACCAGAAAGTAACATACTACAAAAACAAACCTAATTAATCAACAAGACTTTGTTCAAGATTTAGATCTTGGGGAAGTTTGtcaaaaccttagaaagttttaaaatacaggcCTATGTGGATTAGGGATGTTGAGACCTGACACGGGCAAAACATAGAAACTCGTTTTtctaggcaggcagagaaaacaactatttacattttcttatcaagAGCAGGCCAGCATTTCataaaagtttatcttttttaacagagaaagcagacatttaaaacccattcatttcaatcttagacTGTCCTGACGACACCTAACTTTGCTCCAAAGTTTTCCCTttacaaaccttctacaacttttcTTTGAATTCAGATATTCTcccaagccatttctttccaGGCAACCAGGGCCATTTAGGACAAAATCACCGCCTTTTACCttcatcaaaaaatatatttctgggcgcctgggtggctcagtgggttaagccgctgccttcggctcaggtcatgatctcagggtcctgggatcgagtcccgcatcgggctccctgctcagcagagagcctgcttccctctctctctctctgcctgcctctctgcctacttgtgatctctctctgtcaaataaataaataaaatctttaaaaatatatatatttccattccTTATATCTTTCTTATACATAGagatttgttgttttcttatttccatgAGTCTTAATTATATTAGGCAGAATTTTTCACTCTTAGAAACCTTAGGGgcattggggtggctcagtgggttaaatcgtgtgtgtgtgtgtgtgtgtgtgtgtgtgttatctctctgtgtgtccaataaataaataaagtctaaaaaaaaaaaaagaaaccttagtCTCCATTGAAAACTaaatattaaccaattgtgaactgtcaCAATTGGTAGCCAGAACTCTAGCTACCAAGTCCATGAACCAGTTAAGCAAAAAGCATGTTTACCAACAGACCCAAATATTCTTAGTTTGTTTGCAGTGAGTAGTGAAAAGCACAAACCTACCTCCAGTAATCTATGCATTAGCATTCAATCCTATTTGGAAAAGATGGAGATGTACAATGAATGTAATCCCATTACTCATTCAAgcaagacttttaagttttagtttCCAAGGACTTTTAAAGCTATCTTAACAACTAGGGATAAAAACTtggagagaaacaaaatcaacTGTTATTTTAAGTCATCCTTTTGCTAACAAGTTGAAACAGAGATAATAAGAGCTTATTTTACCTTCAGCAAACCTCGATAAAACAGAAGTTCCAGGTTTANNNNNNNNNNNNNNNNNNNNNNNNNNNNNNNNNNNNNNNNNNNNNNNNNNNNNNNNNNNNNNNNNNNNNNNNNNNNNNNNNNNNNNNNNNNNNNNNNNNNAGTGACATTCTTATCTTCAAGGACGGGAAGTTGAGAATGGAAAGGAGAACTCTGGACAAACTGatcttgtttgtttgtgtgtttgtttgcttctttctttctttctttctttctttctttctttctttcttttttcttttctttctttcagatctGTATGTTCCTTTAGCCTCCCCACGTAGTTTAGTTACTCTTCCACAATCGCCTCTTCTTGTTCAACTCAGTATACCAGCAACTAGGATTTGCTCCTTCTCAGGGTCTTGCTTTCCTTGGGAGGGCTTTGTCATGTGACACTTTCAGGGAACAAATTTGTAGGCTCCTTTTCCTGTTACTCCGTCTCATGTCAATGTCATCCTTAGGGTCTGCCACAAACCCTGAGGTAAAGGGTGTGCCCCGGTGACGTCTTCCTTTCCAGCATCTTTGAATTCTCCCTCCTTCATGACCTTGTTCCTTCCGTGCACAGCCCTCCGCTCagctcccgcccccccccccatgccagAAATATGGGTGATGGCCTCTCAAAGCtaaacatactcttttttttttttaaactattatttttttttaagattttatttatttatttgacagacagatcacaagtaggcagagaaacaggcagagggagaggaggaagcaggctccctgctgagcagagaacccgatgcggggctcgatcccaggaccctgagatcatgacctgagctgaaggcagaggctttaacccactgagccacccaggcgccccactttttttttttttttttttaaagattttatttatttatttgagagagaaacagtgagagagagcatgagcgaggagaaggtcagagagcgaagcagacgccccatggagctgggagcctgatgcgggactcgatcccgggactccgggatcatgacctgagccgaaggcagtcgtccaaccaactgagccacccaggcgtcccaaagctaaacatactcttaccgtATGACACGGCAATCCTGCTCCTTGGTATGTATCGATGACCCAAGTGAGTTGAAAACTGATGTCTGCACAGAAACCTACACGCAGACGTTCACGGCCCCTTCACTCGTAATGGCTTGAACCTGGAGGCAATCCAGAAGTCCCGCAGGAGGAGAATGGATACAGAGAGTGGGGTACATCCAGGCCATGAACTAAATGGTTTTCGGGGCTTTGGAAAGAGATGAGCGAGCTATGGAGCTGTGGGGAGCTGTGGGGAGCCAGGCACGGAAACTTCCGTGTGTATTCCTGACTGAGAGAAGCCAATCAGAAGAGGTGCACCTACCTCACGGTTCCAACTCAATGTGACATGCTGAAGGAGGCCAGACTGTGGAGAGGGTCACGAGATCAGTCGGCTGGAGAGCAGAATATGAACTGTAGCAGACAGCGTCATAGACGGACAGGTGTGTGGAGAGGGTTTCTCCCCCTCTTTGACCAGGTTTTGCTCCAAAGGAGTGCAGCCAAAATTGTAACCATAGGAGGCAGTGGGCTCCCCgaaaaatctcaaggaaaagtACTGTAAGCAACAGGAATAGCTATTGGTCAGGCTCTAAAGGAAAGGGTGGAGAGATTCAACCAGTTGGCCTGAAAGTTGGCGATAAATGTCTTCTCCCAGAATATGGAGGCCTCGGGGTAGTTCTAGATGACGTGGACTATTTTCTTACTTAGAGACCGTGACATTCTGAGAAAATATATAGActgtaataaataattattgcAATGGCATCCCGTGAAACTACTCAGTCCACTGAAGTTGAGAAATCTTGCCTCGTGTTAGTAATTTCCATGTCCGTCTTTCATAATAAGCCAATGATATTATTCAAAGTAGTGATAAGGAAGGTAAGAagtcaggcaggcaggcaggcaggcaggcaggcagggaaaaagggaaaacaaagatcTGTCGGCTGCCAGGGGTTTTGGCAGGGGTGGTGCGTGcctgttggggggcggggggagggcgcgggtgggtaggtgggtgggtagggtgactaggcagagcacagaggatttttaaggcagtggaACTATTCAGAGTGCTACGATGGTGGTAAGATACTTTTGTTGAAACCCAGAgaaggggggctcctgggtgtctcagtgagtcaagtctctgcctttggctctggtcatgatctccgggtcctgggatcaagccccgtagtattgggctctctgcttggcggggagcctgctccccgcccgcccccccaccccacttatgatctgtgtgtctgtctgtctctctctctctgtcaaataaataaataaagtcgttacaaaaaggaaaactaaaccCAGAGAATGGATAACGCCAAGAGTGGACTCTCGTGTAAACTCTGGGCTCTGAGTGGCTGATGATGATGTCACAGTGTGGA
Protein-coding regions in this window:
- the LOC116577985 gene encoding LOW QUALITY PROTEIN: uncharacterized protein LOC116577985 (The sequence of the model RefSeq protein was modified relative to this genomic sequence to represent the inferred CDS: deleted 2 bases in 1 codon; substituted 4 bases at 4 genomic stop codons) — encoded protein: MGQIITTPLSLTLDHWRDVQIRANNLSVEIKRRKWQTLCTSEWPTFNVGWPRDGTFNISIILQVKEQVFSRGPQGHPDQVPYIVVWENLVEDPSPWVSPFAHPKPKPLPPVPLCPANPPKPPISSNLYPVIDDSTSSRRPKPKRILPPDDSPLIDLLTEDPPPYRHPPPPAQIPNSSESEEEPGDLLEERRPSPSPMAGRLRGRKEPTQERSSKLFPLRQGGGGSGNQLQYWPFSASDLYNWKSHNPSFSQDPIALTALIESILITHQPTWDDCQQLLQTLLTTEERQKVFLEARKHVLGDDGRPTQLPNVIDAAFPLTRPDWDFNTAEGRTHLNLYRQLLIAGLHNAGRRPTNLAQVRQVAQGSEESPTSFLERLKEAYRRYTPFNPDSHEQRGNVSMAFIWQSAPDIRNKLQRLENLQDFSLQDLLKEAEKIYNKRETKEEREERLRKEAEEREDKWEHKRNKELNKILAAVVQGNQGSGTEKPGKEANRDQCAYCKEKGHWVKDCPKKPRDQCAYCKEIGHWVKNCPKRPRNPKENIRQVTRLMALDKDXGCQGQEPSPPEPRITLTVGGQPVTFLVDTGAQHSVLTKTPGPLSDRTAWVQGATGGKQYHWTTERKVHLASGKVSHSFLHVPDCPYPLLGRDLLTKLKAQIHFEPKGTTVTGPNGTPLHVLTLQLEEEYRLHEKASQPKGDIKSWLSSYPNAWAETGGMGLAIQQPPIHIQLKATAIPVNVRQYPMSNEACQGITPHIQWLLDQGILAPCRSPWNTPLLPVKKPGTNDYRPVQDLREVNKRVXDIHPTVPNPYNLLSTLPPTHSWYTVLDLKDAFFCLRLSPQSQPIFAFEWKDPELGISGQLNWTRLPQGFKNSPTLFDEALHQDLADFRVRHPSLILLQYVDDILLAATNEEDCQTDTGNLLRTLGQMGYRASAKKAQICQTKVTYLGYELHNGQRWLRAARKETILNIPLPQTPRQLREFLGTVGFCRLWIPGFAEIAAPLYPLTKQDAPFIWTEQQQAFDHIKQALLKSPALGLPDITKPFDLFVDEKQGFAKGVLTQRLGPWRRPIAYLSKKLDPVAAGWPPCLKMIAAIAVLIKDATKLTLGQALTILAPHTVESLICQPPDRWLSNAHLTHYQSLLLDTDKIQFGPVVTLNPATLLPTPREAPLHDCHQILAETHGTXPDLTDQPMKDADLTWYTDGSSYLQDGEXRAGAAITTDSQVVWASALPGGTSAQWAELIALTQALQLAEGERLNVYTDSRYAFATAHIHGEIYRRRGLLTSDGKEIKNKTEILALLKALFLPKKLSIIHCPGHQKGNSPEAKGNRLADETARRAALGPQLLTVTILTETEETNKAPVWNYEETDLDIIQRLGANYNPALNRWEYQGKTIMPIKMAEELINHLHRLTHLSANKMKSLMDRANIENYFPK